The following are encoded together in the Aerococcus mictus genome:
- a CDS encoding low molecular weight protein-tyrosine-phosphatase: MIRICFVCLGNICRSPMAEALMREAVKKNHWEREVQVESAAISDWEIGNGVHPGSRQILEREGIPWEDLISSPLTEDIIQEADLLIGMDDQNIADIKGLGADPQKVFRLMDFTDQGGIIDDPWYTGEFELTFEKVSQGIQGLCDYLKENYPQQLN; encoded by the coding sequence ATGATTAGAATTTGTTTTGTATGTTTGGGTAATATTTGTCGCTCACCCATGGCAGAGGCCTTGATGCGTGAAGCAGTCAAAAAGAACCATTGGGAAAGAGAGGTTCAGGTGGAATCAGCAGCTATTTCTGACTGGGAAATAGGTAATGGTGTCCACCCAGGCAGCCGTCAAATCTTGGAGCGGGAAGGGATTCCATGGGAGGACTTGATTTCCTCCCCCTTAACTGAAGATATCATTCAAGAGGCAGATTTATTAATCGGGATGGATGACCAAAATATTGCCGATATCAAAGGTCTAGGCGCTGACCCCCAAAAAGTCTTCCGCCTCATGGATTTCACCGACCAAGGTGGCATTATTGATGACCCCTGGTATACCGGTGAATTTGAATTAACTTTCGAGAAAGTCAGTCAAGGTATCCAAGGGCTCTGTGACTATCTCAAGGAGAATTACCCCCAGCAATTAAATTAA
- the alr gene encoding alanine racemase, protein MICGEHRPTRVVVSIPNIVDNYLLFKHAFSPKAKTYAVIKADAYGHGSIPIAKALTEAGAEGFCVAVTDEALALREAGIQAPILILGITEVEDAWLHAQHDISLTISSLDWLKAAYAQRPTDQEFPPLKLHLKVDSGMGRIGLRDSQSGQEIIDYISDHQEAFELDGIFTHYATADSDQVKDQDYVAKQSQRFEDFIQALDFSHLNKKPLIHRSNTALALWYPEKTMDIVRLGIGLYGESPAGPDFALPDDMPLKPAFTLESELVYVKKLHAGESISYGATYTTESDQWIGTLPIGYADGLPRSSSGFEVLIAGYKCPIVGRVCMDQCMVALPKELPLHEKVTLIGSDDQGNHISAWDLALYNHTIAYEITCGISERVPRTYIYS, encoded by the coding sequence ATGATTTGTGGCGAACATCGCCCTACTCGGGTTGTTGTTTCAATTCCAAATATTGTTGATAACTACCTACTATTTAAACATGCCTTTAGCCCTAAAGCCAAGACATATGCAGTCATTAAAGCAGATGCCTATGGTCACGGCTCTATTCCTATTGCTAAAGCCCTCACTGAAGCCGGGGCAGAGGGCTTCTGTGTCGCTGTCACTGATGAAGCTCTGGCCCTTAGAGAAGCCGGTATCCAGGCTCCTATCCTCATTTTAGGGATTACCGAGGTTGAAGACGCTTGGCTTCATGCCCAACACGATATCAGTCTGACCATCTCGTCTTTGGATTGGTTAAAAGCAGCTTACGCCCAACGCCCAACAGACCAAGAATTTCCCCCTTTAAAACTGCATTTAAAGGTGGATTCAGGAATGGGTCGGATTGGTTTACGGGATAGTCAGTCGGGCCAGGAAATTATCGACTATATCAGTGACCACCAAGAAGCTTTTGAATTAGACGGAATTTTTACCCACTATGCAACGGCTGATAGCGATCAAGTCAAGGATCAAGACTATGTTGCTAAGCAATCCCAACGTTTTGAAGACTTTATCCAGGCCTTAGATTTTTCTCACCTTAATAAGAAACCTCTCATTCACCGGTCCAATACGGCTCTGGCCCTCTGGTACCCAGAAAAAACCATGGACATCGTTCGCCTAGGGATTGGTTTATATGGGGAAAGCCCCGCCGGCCCCGATTTTGCCCTTCCAGATGATATGCCGCTAAAACCGGCCTTTACCCTGGAAAGTGAATTAGTCTATGTCAAAAAATTACATGCTGGCGAATCGATTAGCTATGGAGCGACCTATACCACTGAATCGGATCAATGGATTGGGACCCTTCCGATTGGCTATGCTGACGGGCTACCAAGGTCTTCCTCTGGCTTTGAAGTCTTGATCGCTGGTTACAAGTGCCCAATTGTGGGGCGGGTATGTATGGACCAATGCATGGTCGCTCTCCCTAAAGAACTCCCCCTCCACGAAAAAGTCACCTTGATTGGTAGCGATGACCAAGGCAACCACATTTCGGCCTGGGACCTGGCCTTATATAACCATACCATTGCCTATGAAATTACTTGTGGCATTAGCGAACGGGTTCCGCGTACCTATATCTACTCATAA
- a CDS encoding M24 family metallopeptidase produces MTNHSYQRLDILQDNLKSQGISRLVISDPYAISYYYNIEFDPNERIWLMIAQADQEPVLIANELFVFEEPDKGQVVWIKDGDSIVEAFEKTKVFENLANGASVGVDKHLIAGWLLPLMEAYPSFNWLLTSDIVDQQRAIKSEEEMAAMREVSAITDRAMKRVIEEVIPYGYSEIEACEQLKKIFVEEGANQGLSFEPIIAYGPNGADPHHVPDHSKPELGDSVVIDIGCRHNYYCSDMTRTVYYGQPTKEALKIHQIVEEAQARGFKAAQVGQALAEVDLAGRNHIDQAGYGPYFTHRIGHFIGRECHEKGDVSQVNQTPIQAGNIFSVEPGIYLTGNTAVRIEDLVIAHEEGPEAINHYPREAQILEPK; encoded by the coding sequence ATGACTAATCATAGCTACCAACGTTTAGACATTTTACAAGACAATCTCAAATCTCAAGGCATTAGTCGCTTAGTAATTAGTGACCCCTATGCCATTTCTTATTACTACAATATTGAATTCGATCCCAATGAAAGAATCTGGTTAATGATCGCCCAAGCTGACCAAGAGCCGGTTTTAATTGCCAATGAACTCTTTGTCTTTGAAGAACCCGATAAGGGCCAAGTGGTTTGGATTAAAGACGGTGATAGTATCGTTGAAGCCTTTGAAAAAACTAAGGTGTTTGAGAACCTGGCAAATGGTGCAAGTGTTGGTGTCGATAAACATCTGATTGCAGGCTGGTTACTGCCCTTGATGGAGGCCTATCCAAGCTTTAACTGGTTACTGACCAGTGATATCGTTGACCAACAACGGGCCATCAAATCGGAAGAGGAAATGGCAGCCATGCGGGAAGTCTCTGCCATCACCGACCGGGCCATGAAGCGGGTAATTGAAGAAGTGATTCCTTATGGCTATAGTGAGATTGAGGCTTGCGAACAGTTGAAGAAAATCTTTGTCGAAGAAGGAGCTAACCAAGGCCTAAGCTTTGAACCGATCATTGCCTATGGGCCTAATGGAGCCGACCCCCACCATGTGCCTGACCACTCTAAACCAGAGCTGGGGGACTCTGTGGTGATTGACATCGGCTGCCGCCATAACTATTACTGTTCTGATATGACCCGGACGGTTTATTATGGCCAACCCACTAAAGAAGCGCTAAAAATCCACCAAATTGTTGAAGAGGCCCAAGCTCGGGGATTTAAGGCGGCCCAAGTAGGACAAGCCTTGGCTGAAGTGGACCTAGCGGGACGAAACCACATCGACCAAGCCGGATACGGCCCTTACTTTACCCACCGAATTGGCCACTTTATCGGCCGGGAATGTCATGAGAAGGGGGACGTCTCCCAAGTCAACCAAACCCCTATCCAAGCCGGAAATATCTTCTCAGTAGAACCAGGTATCTACCTAACCGGCAATACCGCAGTTAGAATCGAAGACCTAGTCATCGCTCATGAAGAAGGTCCTGAAGCCATCAACCACTATCCTCGTGAAGCACAAATCCTTGAACCAAAATAA
- the metK gene encoding methionine adenosyltransferase, whose translation MSKEKRLFTSESVTEGHPDKVADQISDAILDAAIAQDPNSRVACETIVNTGLVFIFGEISTKAVLNYQKIVRDTVTKIGYRRGKFGFDAENLSVMVAIDQQSPDIAQGVDISLEARKEDDSLAAEEAIESLGAGDQGLMFGYACDETEEYMPLAITLAHRLTERLAYARHSGLLPYLRPDGKTQVTVELDDAGRPFRVDTIVLSTQHAEEITQKQIHQDVKEYIIKPVIPASLLDQNTKYYINPTGRFVIGGPKGDSGLTGRKIIVDTYGGAARHGGGAFSGKDATKVDRSASYMARYIAKNIVAAGLAKACEVQLAYAIGVSEPVSIAVDTFETGTVSEDRLLEAIREIFPLSPSGIINSLDLRRPIYQPTATYGHFGRPSDKGYFPWEKTDRVQALLKAVQ comes from the coding sequence ATGTCAAAAGAAAAAAGATTATTTACTAGTGAAAGTGTCACAGAAGGACATCCTGACAAGGTAGCCGACCAAATTAGTGATGCTATTCTGGACGCCGCTATTGCTCAAGACCCCAACAGTCGGGTAGCATGTGAAACCATCGTAAATACTGGCTTAGTTTTTATTTTTGGAGAGATCTCTACTAAAGCCGTCCTTAATTATCAAAAAATTGTTCGTGATACCGTGACCAAAATTGGTTACCGGCGAGGTAAGTTCGGCTTTGACGCTGAGAATTTATCAGTGATGGTAGCCATTGACCAACAATCTCCTGATATCGCCCAAGGGGTTGACATTTCCCTAGAAGCCCGGAAAGAAGACGATAGTTTGGCCGCTGAGGAAGCTATTGAGTCCTTAGGTGCTGGTGACCAAGGGTTGATGTTTGGTTACGCCTGTGATGAAACCGAAGAATATATGCCTCTGGCCATCACCCTAGCCCACCGTTTGACTGAACGTTTGGCCTATGCCCGTCACAGTGGCTTACTGCCTTACTTACGTCCAGACGGCAAAACCCAGGTAACGGTTGAATTGGATGATGCAGGCAGACCCTTCCGCGTGGATACCATCGTGCTTTCTACCCAACATGCCGAAGAAATCACCCAAAAACAAATCCACCAAGATGTTAAGGAATACATCATTAAACCAGTGATCCCAGCTTCCCTATTAGATCAAAATACCAAATACTACATCAATCCGACTGGCCGCTTCGTTATTGGCGGTCCTAAGGGCGATTCCGGCTTAACTGGCCGCAAGATTATTGTGGATACCTACGGTGGTGCAGCCCGACATGGTGGTGGAGCCTTTTCCGGAAAGGATGCCACCAAGGTAGACCGGTCAGCCTCTTATATGGCCCGCTACATTGCTAAAAACATTGTTGCTGCCGGTTTAGCCAAGGCTTGTGAAGTCCAACTCGCCTACGCCATTGGAGTAAGCGAACCGGTATCTATCGCTGTCGATACTTTTGAAACCGGGACTGTTTCTGAAGACCGCTTATTAGAAGCTATTCGCGAAATCTTCCCACTATCACCTTCTGGTATTATCAATAGCTTAGATTTGCGCCGGCCCATCTACCAACCAACCGCTACCTACGGCCACTTTGGTCGTCCTAGCGATAAGGGCTACTTCCCTTGGGAGAAGACTGACCGGGTCCAAGCCCTATTAAAAGCTGTCCAATAA